Part of the Anomaloglossus baeobatrachus isolate aAnoBae1 chromosome 1, aAnoBae1.hap1, whole genome shotgun sequence genome, GCTGGACGCTGTCCACCATTATAAGCGCCTGAAACGTATACATCAGAACAGAACCATGAAGCAAGGGCAGAAGGTGGCCTGGTAGTGTGATGCTCTGGCAATGTTTTGATAGGAAATCTTTATTCGGGCATTCATATGGTTAATTTCTTTGAACACGTAGACCCAATAGCACCATCATTTCGAAAAAAAATACGGACCAGCACCTTCTAGCAGAATGAAGAACTTGTGAATAGGTGCATGCCTCTGTGACTACTATAAACAACCAAAGGGTTGCAGCAACATACTGTATACACCAAAATATATgcaaacattaaggctatgtgcgcacgttgcgtttttttccgcggaaacgctgcattttgaactgcagcgttactgcatgcgttcagcttccccagcaaagtctatgagaaagccgaaaaatcaatgcacacgctgcgtttgtagacacagcgttttggatgcccaaaatagctgctgaaaaaaaagcagcatgtcacttcttttgtgcgttgtagctgcgttctccacccattgaaatcaatgatgtgggtcacaacgcaaccaaaatgcacttggactgcatttttgttgcgttccgcaagtcttttcagtctctctctgtcaatgtcggtcaatctctgtctgtggatgtcggtcaatctccctctgtctgtcggtcggtcggtctctttctctgtcagttggtcgctctgtctctctctgtcggtcggtctctctctctgttctgtctgtccctctctctgtctgtcggtcatgctctccccctctctcatactcaccgatcaccggcgcggcgctgcacggcgttcacactgctccggcggcttttcctcttttgaaaatgccggcggcttttcctcttttgaaaatgccggcggcttttcctcttttgaaaatgccggcggcttttcctcttttgaaaatgccggcagctcattattcaatttcgtattccctgctttccccacccaccggcgcctatgattggttgcagtcagacacaccccccgctgagtgacagctgtctcactgcaaccaatcacagccgcaggtgggcgggtctatatcgtgcagtaaaataaattttttaaaaaatggcgtgcggtcccccccaattttgataacagccaaaataatgccacacggctgaaagctggtattctcaggatggagagcgccacgttatggggagccacccagcctaacaatatcagccagcagccacccggaattgccgcacccatgagatgcgacagtcccgggactctacccggctcatcccgaattgccctggtgcggtagcaatctgggtaataagcagttaatggcagcccatagctgccactaagtcctaggttaatcatgaccggcgtctccccaagataccttccataattaacctgtaagtgaaagtaaataaacacatacacccaaaaaaatcctttatttggaataaaagacaaaaaaaacagcctcgttcaccactttattaagccccgaaaacccctctaggtctgacgtaatccacggaggtcccgcgtcgcttccagctctgctacatgaagctgacaggagaggcAGTAGTACACCGCCgcccctgtgagctccacacagcaactgaagtgaatcgcgctgtcagcggggatgtcactgaggtaatgccggtgtgtgtgcggggatgatgagggctgtagtgtcgggatgtgtgcagggatgtcggcggtaatgtcggaatgtgtgcggggatgtcggtggtaatgtcgggatgtcggcggtaatgtcgggatgtgtgcggggatgtcggcggtaatgtcggggtgtgtgcggggatgtcggtggtaatgtcggggtgtgtgcgaggatgtcggtggtaatgtcgggatgtgtgcggggatgtcggtggtaatgtcgggatgtgtgcggggatgtcggtggtaatgtcgggatgtgtgcggggatgtcggcggcaatgtcggggtgtgtgcggagatgtcagcggtaatgtcggggtgtgtgcggggatgtcgggatgtgtgcggggatgtcggtggtaatgttgggatgtgtgcgggcatgtcggcggtaatgtcggggtgtgtgcggggatgtctggatgtgtgcgggagTCTGGATGTGTGCGGGATGTCagtggtaatgtcggggtgtgtgtggggatgtcggcggtaatggggtgtgtgcggggatgtcggcggtaatgtcggggtgtgtgcggggatgtcgacggttatgtcggggtgtgtgctgggatgtcggcggtaatgtcggggtgtgtgcggggatgtcgggatgtgtgcaatgatgtcggcggtaatgtcggggtgtgtgcggggatgtcggtggtaatgttgggatgtgtgcggggatttcggcggtaatgtcgggatgtgttcgGGGATGTCTGTGgtaatgtcagggtgtgtgcggggatgtctcgatgtgtgcggggatgtcggcggtaatgtcgggatgtgtgcggggatgtcagcggtaatgtcgggatgtgtgcggggatgtcggcggtgatgtcgggatgtgtgcggggatgtcgggatgtgtgcggggatgtcggtggtaatgttggggtgtgtgcggggatgtctggatgtgtgcggggatgtctggatgtgtgcggggatgtctggatgtgtgcggggatgtctggatgtgtgcggggatgtctggatgtgtgcggggatgtctggatgtgtgcggggatgtctggatgtgtgcggggatgtctggatgtgtgcggggatgtctggatgtgtgcggggatgtctggatgtgtgcggggatgtctggatgtgtgcggggatgtctggatgtgtgcggggatttcggcggtaatgtcggggtgtgtggggatttcggcggtaatgtcggggtgtgtgcggggatgtcgggatgtgtgcggggatgtcggggtgtgtgcggggatgtcggtggtaatgtctggatgtgtgcggagatgtcgggatgtgtgcggagatgtcggtggtaatgtcgggatgtgtgcggggatgtcggcggtaatgtcggggtgtgtgcggggatgtctggatgtgtgcggggatgtctgtgGTAATGtcagcgtgtgtgcggggatgtctggatgtgtgcggggatgtcggtggtaatgtcggggtgtgtgcggggatgtcgacggtaatgtcggggtgtgtgcggggatgtcggtggtaatgtcggggtgtgtgctgggatgtcggtggtaatgtcggggtgtgtgctgggatgtcggtggtaatgtcggggtgtgtgtggggatgtcggtggtaatgtctggatgtgtgcggagatgtcgggatgtgtgcggagatgtcggtggtaatgtcgggatgtgtgcggggatgtcggcggtaatgtcggggtgtgtgcggggatgtctggatgtgtgcggggatgtctgtgGTAATGtcagcgtgtgtgcggggatgtctggatgtgtgcggggatgtcggtggtaatgtcggggtgtgtgcggggatgtcgacggtaatgtcggggtgtgtgcggggatgtcggtggtaatgtcggggtgtgtgctgggatgtcggtggtaatgtcggggtgtgtgctgggatgtcggtggtaatgtcggggtgtgtgtggggatgtcggtggtaatgtctggatgtgtgcggagatgtcgggatgtgtgcggagatgtcggtggtaatgtcgggatgtgtgcggggatgtcggcggtaatgtcggggtgtgtgcggggatgtctggatgtgtgcggggatgtctgtggtaatgtcagggtgtgtgcggggatgtctggatgtgtgcggggatgtcggtggtaatgtcggggtgtgtgcggggatgtcggcggtaatgtcggggtgggtgcggggatgtcggtggtaatgtcggggtgtgtgcggggatgtcgacggtaatgtcggggtgtgtgcggggatgtcggtggtaatgtcggggtgtgtgctgggatgtcggtggtaatgtcggggtgtgtgctgggatgtcggtggtaatgtcggggtgtgtgctgggatgtcggtggtaatgtcggggtgtgtgtggggatgtctgtggtaatgtcagggtgtgtgcggggatgtctggatgtgtgcggggatgtctgtggtaatgtcagggtgtgtgcggggatgtctggatgtgtgcggggatgtcggtggtaatgtcgggatgtgtgcggggatgtcagcggtaatgtcggggtgtgtgtggggatgtctgtggtaatgtcggggtgtgtgcggggatgtctggatgtgtgcggggatgtctgtggtaatgtcagggtgtgtgcggggatgtctggatgtgtgcggggatgtcggtggtaatgtcggggtgtgtgtggggatgtcggcggtaatgtcgggatgtgtgcggggatgtcagcggtaatgtcggggtgtgtgtggggatgtctgtggtaatgtcggggtgtgtgcggggatgtcggcggtaatgtcggggtgtgtgcggggatgtcggtggtaatgtcggggtgtgtgcggggatgtcgacggtaatgtcggggtgtgtgcggggatgtcggtggtaatgtcggggtgtgtgctgggatgtcggtggtaatgtcggggtgtgtgctgggatgtcggtggtaatgttggggtgtgtgtggggatgtctggtaatgtcagggtgtgtgcggggatgtctggatgtgtgcggggatgtctgtggtaatgtcagggtgtgtgcggggatgtctggatgtgtgcggggatgtcggtggtaatgtcggggtgtgtgtggggatgtcggcggtaatgtcgggatgtgtgcggggatgtcggcggtaatttcggggtgtgtgtgggaatgtctgtggtaatgtcaggatgtgtgcggggatgtctggatgtgtgcggggatgtcggtggtaatgtcggggtgtgtgcggggatgtcggcggtaatgtcgggatgtgtgcggggatgtcagcggggatgtcggggtgtgtgcggggatgtcggtggtaatgttggGAGGTGTGCGGGGatttcggcggtaatgtcggggtgtgtgcggggatgtctggatgtgtgcggggatgtcggtggtaatgtcgggatgtgtgcggggatgtcggcaataatgtcgggatgtgtgcggggatgtcggcggtaatgtcggggtgtatgcggggatgtctggatgtgtgcggggatgtcggtggtaatgtcggggtgtgtgcggggatgtcgggatgtgtgcggagatgtcagcggtaatgtcggggtgtgtgcggggatgtctggatgtgtgcggggatgtcggcggtaatgtcggggtgtgtgcggggatgtcggcggtaatgtcggggtgtgtgcggggatgtcggcggtaatgtcggggtgtgtgcggggatgtcggcggtaatgtcggggtgtgtgcggggatgtcggcggtaatgtcggggtgtgtgcggggatgtcggcggtaatgtcggggtgtgtgcggggatgtcggcggtaatgtctgggtgtgtgcggggatgtcggtcaGTGTTGTCatgtttgacagtgcggtcccactcggctccgctgaaagtctatggggatgctgcagagcagagtgggaccacactgtcaaaaatgtgcgttctggaagcatccagaacgcatgaattctgcgtctcagaacgcagcttttcagctgcgttctgagacgcacgtgcagctgcggaatagaacgcaacgtgcgcacataggccTAATGTAAAATTTGTGCTGCTATGTAGAATATACTTATAAAATGAAAGTACATAAAGCATACATTGGGCAATTCATGTGCGCCCACCAGCCATTTTAAGGCAACCTTTCTCTGATGGAACCCTATCATTTCTATCAGATATGTACCTCTCAGGTCAAAAGCCTACAAATGTACGGGACAGGTAGGATCCAATGCTAATTACAAGTAGCATGCTTCTGAGGAGCAATACACCTGTAGTCTATGGGGACAGAGCATTAGAGAATGGAGTATGCCAGCCAGCTTGTGCTGAAGATGGCATACTCCTGTGCTTGTGCCATCCCTCAGACATAACTGTATAGCCATTTGCAGTAAATCAGTTGTAATTTGGATGTACAGTTACATCCGTTTGCAGGAAGGGGTTAAGGAGGCTGTACAGAattaaaaaacatggctgctttaaaaaaaaattaaaaaacgttATAGCTCATGAAATGTGATAGTAAACAATGAAAGGAAGAAAAGCTTGTCTTAAAGGCCAAAACTGAGACCAAGGGATTAAAATGGCAAAGTATTAATTGATTGTTTCCATCTTGCAGGGGCTCAATTTCCAATGACAAACAGTCGTCCGCAGAGCTTGATGCAGTGCTACAGCATCACCACAACATGCAGGAAAAGTTGGCCGAGGAGATGTTGCGTCTTACTCAGAATCTTAAGAATAACACCCTAGCAGCGCAGAATGTCATCAAACAGGATAACCAGGTAAATAGCTTGTTGAAGAAGGTAATACATTTTACATTTGCGTAAACATGGACACATACTTAGAGATGGAAATGTAAAAAGCACTGCTTTCACTTATGTCTCTATTCATCTAGACACTTACCCAATCTTTGAAACTGGCGGACCAGAACTTTGAGAAGCTGAAGACTGAATCAGATCGTCTAGAGCAGCATGCAAAGAAATCTGTCAATTGGCTCTTATGGATCATGCTCATTTTTGTCTGTTGCACCTTTATCAGCATGATACTCTTCATCAGACTATTTCCTCGACTCCGGTGACATCCCCACTTGGACAGTTGCATTATCGCCAATTAGGCTGTAGTAGCCAGAAACTTGTATATCTATAATATTAAACCAGTCCACAGCTTTATCTACTGGCTGTGTTGGGCTGTAAGATCCTTTACATTGAATTTCTTTCACAACATCAAAACGTATTTGTGTTCTTTGTACAATTAGCAAATATCTAGGTCACAAAGGGAATGACT contains:
- the USE1 gene encoding vesicle transport protein USE1 isoform X2 → MLTSIKKDSSKPSPELLIEYCRKVDFLKGLLEAEKLSSPTEKALANQFLAPGRTPTISKERTPVTKTVHLQTQARYTGEMRNELLEKTASSSNSSVDVYPRKRKGSISNDKQSSAELDAVLQHHHNMQEKLAEEMLRLTQNLKNNTLAAQNVIKQDNQTLTQSLKLADQNFEKLKTESDRLEQHAKKSVNWLLWIMLIFVCCTFISMILFIRLFPRLR